The Medicago truncatula cultivar Jemalong A17 chromosome 7, MtrunA17r5.0-ANR, whole genome shotgun sequence genome includes the window agttattaaaaatataaaaattataaaagttattaaaaataattaaaaagaatggTGAGATGCAAAATGAGAAATGCATCCTAAAAATATGTGGTGGCGGTAACCACAATTAGAAAAATGCCTATCTTAAagacaaaatggtaaaatcataggaatttatattttatatatagtaaGTCGTACGTGTTTCTCTTTTCACAATCGACAAACATCAAATAAAAAGTCTCTATTCCACGTGAATCATGCgtcaattattatattattatttattacaacCTCATGATTAGTGGCGGCGTGTTGGTCAATAGTACTCGATCATTaaccctaaaaacaaaaaaagtactCGGTCATTTGAATTCATATTCATTTCTAGGACAGAAGtgttttcatttaaattaatcTTAGGCTAGTAAGAATATTAAGTTAaatcttcattaaaaaaaattaagttaaatctCTATTTCCGTGTTAATAATTTCTTTAGCTTGTTtgtggttataatttttttatttttttttatatatactatcTTTTATCACTCACTTAGTTGTGAATACGTATTCACGAGGTTAATTCTAATATGTACTAGGACTTTGTAACTTTTacgatttatttatattttcatcgTAAACATAATGATATGAATGAAGTTTGGTTCAATAATGTAAATCATGTCATATTTGaatatgaatttatttaaaaattaaatcaaattatgaATGAGTTTGTCTACATGATACTGATGTCCGATATTCAATCTAACTTCAAAACGGGGTTGATCCAAAGATTTAGTTACCAAGACAATCATCTTAAACCgaacatttttagaaaaattaactGATAAAGAGGCTTCATATTCTACTTTCAATAAAAATCTagtacttgataaaaaaaatctcatattctattaaaattaataaaatattatctaTAATAAACACTGTTTCAACAAAAGTTATAAAGTAGTTGATTACATTAGTTTAGTATATGATTTTCTATCTTAAAAAGtatgaaaattttaattaaattaaaataaaataattttaccaaAGTACTATtataacctttaaaaaaatttcgtTAAAATTTCTTTTAGACCTCAATATGTGTTAGGCCGACCTTGCTTTAAGGTAACTAAGAATTCACCtcttttcattcatttaaaatagttttttctttctttcttccgaATATGATGCTTTTAACCTCTATATATTCCAATGACTTGATGCCAATTTTTGTACAATAGTATAGTGCTTTGATTATAAACTCAAGTGTTTGTTTCaaagtttactaaatttattcttaggaataacattccttggaatataaagatgagaattttattccaagaaatttaggaaaaatatgtttggttagctttataatattcctaggaaccataaaaatagggattataataggtaaactatttatgaatttattctcatctccatgggaactttattcccaccatttttcttgagaaattttttctattcccagaaacattttatacccgggaataaaatttagtaaacctGTAAtaaacataggcatatacattcctatcattttatttccgggaatcaacaattataacttgaaacaaacacacccaaaGGTGATTAACTGCATTTGCAATATAGGAGAAAGTAGTAGAAACTAAACTAAAATGGTTCGCGTTTATTTCGTTGCTTTTGAGGTAATTCCATCTGCATGCACGGAAGCTCTGTCCAGAAGCTAAAATAATGAGCACGGATTTTACTTTGAACGTCCACTATAatttaccctaaaaaaaattcaatttaattttttaatttgttttatactGTTAACTTTGTCAGATATACGTCCCCATAAACTTAACCCTATTGTTAATgacattatataatatatgcatgagtTCGAATTAGAACTCTTGACAACAAACTTATTCACTTGaacaaataaacttttttttttcttttcgaacAAATAAACTTTCAAACAAAACTTTATGAGATCAAAGGACATGTCGTCATCGTATAACAAAAAAAGGATGTGTTGTTTGTCATCATATCACAAGTTGCtggaaatattaaaaaattgtgtaattatcatttttagtttttattttatttaaagtgtttgacaaattgattgattgttattataaagaaaaacattaaacttataagctataatCTCTTTCTCAACCCTCCAAATTTTAGGAAAAAATGACTTTAGTAATTTGAAATTCAACTGAGAGataagtaaaattaaaaaaaaaaaaaatttacgaaAATATCGAACTTGAATTGTTCCTAACAATTGATATTgcaaacgtaaaaaaaaaaaaaaaaaattgatattgcatagtctttaatatttatttatatatttttttattaactattGATTATGAAacatatgttattattattattacttttttctctAACTCACTTGGGTTGATCTAGTAGCATAGACTTGAGATCTAGAAATATGTTCTTTTCTAAGGTCATAGGTTCTAGttcatcttttttataaaaaaaaactttttctccctaaaaaaaagctAATACTactttctcatattatttaatttttaaaatatcgcAACAAATATCAGTATCATGTAATCAAATAGCGAGAACTATTATGTCGGGCAAAGGTTTGAACTTTAAACTTGCTTCCTCACTTCTCATTATTTGGTAGGTGTATTATTGACCCACTGgactttttccaaaaaaaaaataataaaaaatatatcacgTGCCATAGAAAATCAGACATTTGATCATTTTGATCTTGTTTTTccagtttttcttttctttttatttttttacagattTTCTAATAAAGGAATTATGTAAgccattattatttttctataaatagcataacatatccttttttttattagccTAATCAATTCAGCAAGACGCCAGCTCCAGACTCCATATCTTCATTCTCACTCCAACATGGCTGCATCAATCTCTAAGATCCTCATAGCCTTTCCCAAATCCGAATCCACTTTCTTTTTCGGATTCAATTCCAACCACCTCAAATTCCAAACAACAAACCCACAAACcctaacaacaaaaaaactcacCACAAAATGCACCTCATCCCAAATCAACACCATCACACAACTCCAATcacaaaacataaaacaatcatcaaaactaacCGAACTTCCCATAGAAAAAGCATGGCGAAAAATCCACGGTGAAGATGATTGGGTTGGCCTTCTAGATCCAATGGACCCAATAATGCGATCTGAACTAATCCGTTACGGAGAAAAGTCCCAAGCCTGTTATGATGCATTTGATTTTGATCCATATTCAAAATATTGTGGTAGTTGCAAACACCCACACCTTGAATTTTTCCCATCCTTAGATCTTCCACACATAGGGTATGACGTTACACGCTACCTCTACGCCACAGCAAATGTTAACGTCCCAGATTTCTTCAAGAAATCTCGATGGCCAGATAAATATTGGAGCGAACACGCGAATTGGATGGGATACATAGCTGTTTCAAACGATGAAGCAACAAAACAAATAGGTGTGTGATTAACGTTTACAAATGTACTTTTGAGTAAATGTTATTCCCTCATGCatgtattaaattaaatatataagaaatATGTATTTAGTCCAAAATTTGaactaaatatatcaacttcACTTGATCAATTTATGAGTATATTTTGAGATccgaaaaaatatttatgttttggaACTAACAGGTCGTAGAGACATCGTTATTGCTTGGCGAGGAACCGTTACTCATGTTGAATGGGTAGCCAATCTTCAAAATTACCTTAAACCTCTTTACAAAGACATTCCTTGTCCGGACAACGACGTTCGAGTAGAAGCAGGTTTTCTCGATATGTACACCGATAGACACATAAAAGACGGTTATTGTAAATATTCCGCAAGAGAACAAGTTTTAGGGGAAGTGAGAAGGTTGTTAGCGAAATTTCCTAACGAAGAAGTTAGTATTACGTTAACGGGACATAGTTTAGGAAGTGCTATGGCAACATTAAGTGCGTTTGATATAGCGGAAACAGGGTTAAATGTTAgggaaaatggtgaaaaaattcatgtttctgttttttcattttctggACCTAGAGTTGGGAACGTGAAATTCAAAGGGAGGTTGGAGAAACATTTAGGGGTTAAGATTTTGAGGGTTCATAATAAGCATGATATGGTGCCAAAGTCACCAGGGTTTCTTATTAATGAGAAGTCACCGGCGTGGTTATTAAAGTTTGCTGAAGATATTGATATTCCATGGTGTTATACTCATGTTGGAGTTGAATTAGAATTGGACCACAAGATATCTCCATTTTTGAATCCTAATGCTGATGCTGCATGTGCTCATAACTTGGAAGCCCACTTGCACATACTCGATGGGTAAGTCTTTTTGTTTTCAACTCAAACAGACCAACCACGTGTTTGCATGTGCGTCTTTACTTTCTTCGATTGAAACTGATTGATAGATAGATAGTAGTTACCATTTTTATAACTATTATtttagagtaatgatatttgaataaccATGTGCTAATAACTTCTAtgataatcttttttttctctcttctcattagtcaaaaataatggagaaagaaaaaggaagagagagagtaagaatataatgtgagtatgagaaagaaagttgtcaaaaaatagttgtacaaatatcatttcttattattttaagCCTATAGAGTTGTTGAAAGATTGAACAatccaaattttaatataattttttttatcttttttttaaataaattcaaactattttttttttttttttaaatatgggGATACAAAttcaatctttttctttttttaaaaacaaattatgggggcattttttttttattagcaaAAAGATTATGGGGTACTCAATCTCAAAAATGAGTACAAAGTTTAGAGCAAAAGCACATAAAAGGGGACCAATTGTCCGGCAACAATCCTATCCTATTTCAAAACCGAACAGATGCTTTTTTCGTTATTTATGGCGTCTACTGGTTGAGTGAACTAgtagaattgaaaaaaaattcatgtttttaaCATTAACACTAACATGCAACGATGATCAGGACCAGACATATATAGTGTCAAAGAAAAGGACCACAAAGAAACCTCCATTCCGACCTATCCACTTCATGGTCACTGTCTTAGGTTTAAATATAAGTCACAAAAAGATTGTgagtatttgattttttagtaggatttttttagcaatgatattttgtatcaaatcaataataaaaCTACTACTAATAGATCATGACTATTACTTAACGATTAAATGTATCATTCTAAGTCCCGataaacttaactcagttgtCAGGgacaaatgcataatatatgcagggacgggggttcgaaccccaaattAAGATATGATTGATTTAGCTTGGCtaatggaatatattaataaaCTTTGATGATGAGCAGATACCATGGGAGCAACCGTGGATATGAAGCAACAACTGATAGGGACATTGCTTTGGTGAATAAGTCTTGTGACTTTGTGAAAGATGAACACTATGTGCCACCAAATTGGAGGCAAGATttgaacagaaatatggtgaaGACTGAAGATGGACGTTGGATGCTGGCTCATCGCCCACAAGTTGTTGATACTCATCATGAAGACCTTGAACCACATCTCTCCCAGATAGGACTCATCTCTTCATCTAATAAATAAAAGCTAGTTGATTAATTGAATGGATCCATGTGATAATGATATATATAGAGTGGTAACATATTGTAATTTGGGTGCACGTCAATCTTCTCTGACGCTGTGTATGCTATACTACTATATGGTATTAGTGAAAAAAAATGTGCATTAAATTTTAGTGTTTACAAATGTAATTCAGAGAGAaatcttttttatgttttgttagaATACATGAATAATGAGCGGTGATGGAAATAATAACCGATCACAGTATTCATGatgatcatataataaacaagaaaataaagagttTTTTAGTTAGGACAAGTCATTTTGATACCATCAGTTGTTGAGCAACTAAAATTTATGTCTTGGAATTGACCTTGACCATAAAGTCCTGAGATAAACTATTCAGATGCTCAATGGATATCAAATCCATTGCTTTGTTTGGGGTATAGAGGGTAAATGGTAGGAGTAGAGTGCATTTTGTTATGATAAGGGATTTGGTTTAGAGTTTGTTTCTTGGAAAAGGGAAGAATCGAACCTAAACCTTAAGAAGGAGCACACTCTCTCGTGTCTCAAGTCAACCAGGTCAGTCCAAATGGTTAATAAGCTTAATCAAAATACAAATCTTTAAGAACGAATTCATAGataaaacaattattaatcAGAATATACTTACCACAAAGTTCAATTCTGAATTACCAAGACCCATATCCCAAAAACCGTAGGGTTAacacaaccaaaacaaaaatatttatatataatctcATGTCAATTCCATGTGATCAATGTGAAAGCGTAACCAAAGAATCCATAAAGCCTTTATGAAGATCATGTTCCATTTCCAAATTATGAAGTTGATTTTCCGATCATAGATTCACTAGTTTGGCCTTATTTTTTGTTGTGATGATTTTTTATAAGCAACCACTTTATTAGGGGGGGGTCAAGGCATACTCAATCCAAAATAAATGAGTACAATCGTTAAATATATTCTGAGGAGTTTATGCACCGGTTAGAATAATTgttaaatacatttattattatcataaataaattcaaagcaaaaaatattgattgataGTGCTTCAAACATTAATAATTGGAggtacaataaaaaaaacaattaatgttgtattgaaaatttaaaaggcATGTTATTTtgagatactccctccgttttaaattgtatgtcacattagaaaaatatttggaCTAATACCttaaattcgtccttgaattttc containing:
- the LOC25499200 gene encoding phospholipase A1-Igamma2, chloroplastic; this translates as MAASISKILIAFPKSESTFFFGFNSNHLKFQTTNPQTLTTKKLTTKCTSSQINTITQLQSQNIKQSSKLTELPIEKAWRKIHGEDDWVGLLDPMDPIMRSELIRYGEKSQACYDAFDFDPYSKYCGSCKHPHLEFFPSLDLPHIGYDVTRYLYATANVNVPDFFKKSRWPDKYWSEHANWMGYIAVSNDEATKQIGRRDIVIAWRGTVTHVEWVANLQNYLKPLYKDIPCPDNDVRVEAGFLDMYTDRHIKDGYCKYSAREQVLGEVRRLLAKFPNEEVSITLTGHSLGSAMATLSAFDIAETGLNVRENGEKIHVSVFSFSGPRVGNVKFKGRLEKHLGVKILRVHNKHDMVPKSPGFLINEKSPAWLLKFAEDIDIPWCYTHVGVELELDHKISPFLNPNADAACAHNLEAHLHILDGYHGSNRGYEATTDRDIALVNKSCDFVKDEHYVPPNWRQDLNRNMVKTEDGRWMLAHRPQVVDTHHEDLEPHLSQIGLISSSNK